Proteins co-encoded in one Harpia harpyja isolate bHarHar1 unplaced genomic scaffold, bHarHar1 primary haplotype scaffold_47a, whole genome shotgun sequence genomic window:
- the LOC128138480 gene encoding WAS/WASL-interacting protein family member 2-like, protein MASEVPGVSFAIPAMPPPVTACVFPSVPGLPVSSKPAQVHPITYQLAQASTWHGVPGPLGALGQLVQLPCGVQLPPVVQPPCGVQLLPMAAPSPTAYGWGQQLVTGMLVPHQPMGLGPGTVVQGEPPYPTGSSVLHVPARPATPPPHGPTLGAGPPCAPHPARQCPEAIRDLQQGRGGHRGQRPCCQPPPPCPASNDQQNHDNAQSLASTAFLNDFHNFSQYVEDGGCPQDKAVVARLQDSEDTILIASVPNLTKQVLDELPDLSEYMAEGSCPKSKRWWWGWGTARAPSHVPPTSPT, encoded by the exons ATGGCATCAGAGGTGCCCGGTGTGAGCTTTGCCATTCCAGCCATGCCACCACCGGTCACTGCCTGTGtgtttccctctgtcccagggcTGCCAGTGTCCTCTAAGCCTGCCCAGGTCCACCCCATTACCTACCAGCTGGCGCAGGCCAGCACATGGCATGGGGTGCCAGGGCCCCTGGGGGCCCTGGGGCAGCTGGTGCAGCTCCCCTGTGGGGTGCAGCTCCCCCCCGTGGTGCAGCCTCCCTGCGGGGTGCAGCTCCTCCCCATGGCTGCTCCCTCTCCCACTGCCTACGGGTGGGGACAGCAGCTGGTGACAGGGATGCTGGTGCCACACCAGCCgatggggctggggccggggacCGTGGTCCAGGGGGAGCCCCCGTACCCCACGGGCTCCTCAGTGCTGCATGTCCCTGCACGCCCTGCCACCCCACCGCCCCATGGACCAACATTGGGTGCAGGGCCCCCCTGTGCTCCACACCCTGCCCGGCAGTGCCCAGAAGCCATCAGAGACCTCCAACAAGGACGGGGCGGCCATCGAGGACAgcgtccctgctgccagcccccaccaccctgccctgcctccaACGACCAGCAGAACCATGACAACGCCCAAAG CCTCGCCAGCACCGCTTTCCTCAATGACTTCCACAACTTCTCGCAGTACGTGGAGGACGGTGGCTGCCCTCAGGACAAAGCGGTGGTGGCACGGCTACAGGACAGCGAGGACACCATCTTGATCGCCAGTGTCCCCAACTTGACCAAACAGGTCCTCGATGAGCTCCCCGACCTCTCTGAGTACATGGCGGAGGGCAGCTGCCCCAAGAGCAagcggtggtggtggggctgggggacggCGAGGGCACCGTCCCACGTGCCCCCAACATCCCCGACTTGA
- the LOC128138481 gene encoding ubiquitin-associated protein 2-like yields the protein MHTGRTERSLISGKKDCQPSLLWSDQLTAKALYCAGFKPGTPLSSCGPVLHLHTSVENTTLLQPSRTFSTASTSAPSTTSLVVSMASSTNAANSLGLSVTSVSLAAATTGSAPLVSSGLQY from the exons ATGCA TACAGGAAGAACTGAAAGGAGCCTTATCTCAGGGAAGAAGGACTGCCAGCCCTCTCTCTTGTg GTCTGATCAGCTTACAGCTAAGGCACTGTATTGTGCTGGATTCAAACCGGGAACTCCTTTATCCTCCTGTGGTCCTGTCCTACATCTG cacaccagtgttgagaacacaactttgctccagccctcaagaaccttttcaACTGCTTCAACCTCAGCCCCTagcaccacctctttggttgtcagcatggcaagcagtaCGAAcgctgcaaacagccttggcctgagtgttaccagtgtgtctctagcagctgctaccacagggtcagctcccttggtgtcttcaggtttgcaatattaa
- the LOC128138466 gene encoding uncharacterized protein LOC128138466 encodes MLAAFGEELLRLKPKRSEEEPGDAIVCRFSNALAAGLCWGGLAEGVARQGCEVTEPRFDMLCCASCGQHCGSSGSSGNSMARAWGAVVLACLLLLALQAWDAQAAPRRAQGAVHVDQDAQWNPVPEVGGNPRAVRGDRGYLTSQLEPVREPWGDPTDVAAGDGYPASWLGFRADPQAGRMDVARRRAFPAPWLNPGLNPSWHPRETNRKTVQKEAFQKGSRHTVPVSDEEREAMQETGMPGADAGRRSEAAGHELLHKYYIPVTAVALAVVLSGLVGSCIVISRLRKRDPRSQGDEAALGQADTDSAWKSEDPTRDKGKAESGAGTRKVEVAQENGTFNNSSSPSPWPFVAELTQLYRSASADPSPLPACPSCSFTNDTSSVDNLISLDSPQPNPFWCPCHQFQQGYCTSEDESFLE; translated from the exons ATGCTTGCTGCCTTTGGcgaggagctgctgcggctgaagccaAAGAGATCAGAAGAAG AACCAGGAGATGCCATAGTGTGCCGATTCAGTAATGCCCTGGcagcggggctgtgctggggaggccTGGCGGAGGGGGTGGCCCGACAGGGCTGTGAGGTCACAGAGCCCCGCTTTGACATGCTGTGCTGCGCCAGCTGCGGGCAACACTgtggcagcagcggcagcagcggcaacAGCATGGCGCGAGCCTGGGGGGCCGTGGTCCtcgcctgcctcctcctgctggcCCTGCAAGCCTGGGACGCCCAGGCTGCTCCAAGGCGAGCGCAGGGAGCAG TCCATGTTGATCAAGATGCTCAGTGGAATCCTGTTCCTGAGGTTGGGGGGAATCCCAGAG CTGTCCGTGGAGACAGGGGTTACTTGACTTCTCAACTTGAGCCTGTCCGTGAGCCTTGGGGCGATCCCACAG ATGTGGCTGCAGGCGATGGTTATCCAGCTTCCTGGCTGGGTTTCAGGGCTGACCCACAGGCAGGTCGCATGG ATGTGGCCAGACGGAGGGCTTTTCCAGCTCCTTGGCTGAATCCTGGGCTGAATCCCAGCTGGCATCCCAGGG AGACCAACCGTAAGACTGTGCAGAAGGAGGCCTTTCAGAAGGGAAGCAGGCACACCGTGCCAGTCTCCGATGAAGAAAGAGAGGCAATGCAAGAGACTGGCATGCCAG gGGCAGATGCTGGGAGAAGGTCTGAGGCTGCTGGTCACGAATTGCTGCACAAGTACTATATCCCAGTGACTGCAGTAGCCTTGGCTGTGGTGCTGTCTGGGCTAGTTGGATCTTGCATAGTCATTTCACGGCTGAGGAAGAGAGACCC AAGGAGCCAGGGAGATGAAGCAGCACTGGGACAAGCTGATACTGACTCTGCCTGGAAAAGTGAAGATCCAACTAGAGATAAAGGCAAAGCAGAGTCAGGAGCAGGAACAAGAAAAGTTGAGGTTGCTCAAGAAAATGGGACTTTCAACAACAGCTCCAGCCCATCACCGTGGCCTTTTGTGGCAGAGCTCACGCAGCTGTACAGGAGCGCAAGCGCAGACCCCTCACCTCTGCCCgcttgtcccagctgctctttcaccAACGATACCTCTTCAGTGGACAATTTGATTTCTCTCGACTCACCTCAGCCTAACCCCTTCTGGTGTCCCTGTCACCAGTTCCAACAGGGATACTGTACCTCAGAAGATGAGTCTTttttagagtaa